The Macaca fascicularis isolate 582-1 chromosome 1, T2T-MFA8v1.1 genome includes a window with the following:
- the LOC102133673 gene encoding olfactory receptor 2T10, protein MWLANQTLGGDFFLLGIFSRISHPGLLCLLIFSIFLMAVTWNITLILLIHIDSSLHTPMYFFINQLSLIDLTYISVTVPKMLVNQLAKEKTISVLGCGTQMYFYLQLGGAEYCLLAAMAYDRYVAICHPLRYSVLMSQRVCLLLASGCWFVGSVDGFMLTPITMTFPFCRSHEIHHFFCEVPAVLKLSCSDTSLYKIFMYLCCVIMLLIPVTVISVSYYFIILTIHKMNSAEGRKKAFTTCSSHMTVVSLFYGAAIYNYMLPSSHHTPEKDMMVSFFYTILTPVLNPIIYSFRNKDVTGALKKMLRMQKAPY, encoded by the coding sequence ATGTGGCTGGCCAACCAGACCCTGGGTGGTGACTTTTTCCTGTTGGGAATCTTTAGCCGGATCTCACACCCTGGCCTCCTCTGCTTGCTTATCTTCAGTATATTTTTGATGGCTGTGACTTGGAATATTACATTGATACTTCTGATCCACATTGACTCCTCTCTGCATACTCCCATGTACTTCTTTATAAACCAGCTCTCCCTCATAGACTTGACATATATTTCTGTCACTGTCCCCAAAATGCTGGTGAACCAGCTGGCCAAAGAGAAGACCATCTCGGTCCTTGGGTGTGGGACCCAGATGTACTTCTACCTGCAGTTGGGAGGTGCAGAGTACTGCCTCCTAGCTGCCATGGCCTATGACCGCTACGTGGCCATCTGTCATCCTCTCCGTTACTCTGTGCTCATGAGCCAGAGGGTATGTCTCCTCCTGGCATCAGGTTGCTGGTTCGTGGGCTCAGTGGATGGCTTCATGCTCACTCCCATCACCATGACCTTCCCCTTCTGCAGATCCCATGAGATTCACCACTTCTTCTGTGAAGTCCCTGCTGTTTTGAAGCTCTCTTGCTCAGACACCTCACTTTACAAGATTTTCATGTACTTGTGCTGTGTCATCATGCTCTTGATCCCTGTGACAGTCATTTCTGTGTCTTACTACTTTATCATCCTCACCATCCATAAGATGAACTCAGCTGAGGGTCGGAAGAAGGCCTTCACCACCTGCTCCTCCCACATGACAGTGGTCAGCCTCTTCTATGGAGCTGCTATTTACAACTACATGCTCCCCAGCTCCCACCACACCCCGGAGAAAGATATGATGGTGTCCTTTTTCTACACTATCCTTACACCTGTGTTGAACCCTATCATTTACAGTTTCAGGAATAAGGATGTCACAGGGGCTTTGAAAAAAATGCTAAGAATGCAGAAAGCTCCATATTAA